The genomic segment AGGCAATAACATACTGACCTGCCCGCATAGCGGCAATAACAAACTCCTTACCCAGTTCTCCTGAGCCTAATAGCAAAATCTTTTTCATCTGTTAGCGTACATGTTATCGTAATACTTCTGATAGTCTCCACTAGTCACATTATCCAACCATTCCTGATTGTCAAGATACCAACGAACTGTTTTCTCAATTCCTTCTTCAAACTGAAGTGATGGTTCCCAACCGAGTTCCTTCTGGAGTTTTGAACTGTCGATGGCATAACGCAGGTCATGTCCAGCACGGTCGGTAACATATGTAATGAGATCCATATCCTCGCCTTCTTTACGACCAAGGAGACGGTCAACAGTATTGATAAGCACCTTGATGATATCGATGTTCTTCCACTCGTTGAAACCACCAATATTATAGGTATCGGCAATCTTTCCCTTATGGAAAATCAAATCGATGGCACGTGCATGATCTACCACATAAAGCCAGTCACGCACGTTTTCACCCTTACCATAAACAGGCAGGGGCTTACGATGGCGGATATTATTAATAAAAAGAGGTATCAGTTTCTCTGGGAACTGATAAGGACCATAGTTGTTAGAGCAGTTGGTTACCACCACCGGCATCCCATAAGTATCATGGAAAGCACGTACAAAGTGATCACTCGAAGCCTTTGACGCACTATAAGGAGAGTGAGGATTATACTTCGTTGTCTCCAAGAAGAACTTATCGCCATAAGCCAGATGATGCTCTGCTGAAGAAGCCGTTGTTGTGAATGGAGGCTCTATACCCTCTGGATGTGTGAGTTCAAGTGCACCATACACCTCATCAGTAGAGATGTGGTAGAAGCGCTTACCTTCATACTTCTCTGGCAGACTCTCCCAATAGAGTTTGGCAGCCTGAAGCAGTGACAAGGTACCCATGACATTTGTCTTGGCAAAGGTAAACGGATCCTTAATAGAACGGTCCACATGACTCTCTGCCGCCAGATGAATGATACCATCCACCTTCTTGTCCTGCATCAACTTGTAGAAGGCATCGAAGTCGCAGATGTCCATCTTCACAAATTCATAGTTGGGCTTATTCTCAATATCCTTGAGATTTGCCAGATTACCTGCATAGGTCAACTTATCCAGATTAATGATATGGTAGTCTGGATACTTGTTCACGAAAAGGCGCACCACATGACTTCCAATAAAGCCTGCACCACCGGTAATAACAATGTTCTTCATTTTTATGATGTTACTTATTTCTATTTTTCAGTTTACTAAACAGCGTTAATGCTATATAGATAACAAAGCAAACGCCATAGGTCTGAGCAGCCTCATCCCACGTTTTATCGAATCCTACGATATATGACAATAACGTAAGAACAGCAGCTACTATTGTGCCCGTAACGAAATCTACAATATATTCTTTCATTTTCTACGTGGGTCTTCTAAAGTTATAACCTCCGCATCCTTAAACGCAGAACCATCTATCGTAAGACGTACTATAGTACGCTCTTTATGCCATCCCTGCAAGCCAGCTGCCCCAGGATTGATGTGAAGCATCTTCAAGGTCGCATCATATTTCACCTTCAGAATATGAGAATGGCCTGCAATAAATAATTGAGGAGGATTAGTATAGAGCGTACGGATAACGGACGGGTCGTATTTTCCTGGATAGCCTCCAATGTGTTTTATCAGCACATCTACATCCTCACATTTGAATCTGTTCAACTCCCGATACATCAGACGGAGGTCCCCTCCATCACAATTGCCACATACAGCACGAAGCGGACGAAATTCAGCTAACCGTTCAGCCACCTCTAAGTTACCAATATCGCCTGCATGCCATATTTCATCACAGGGCTCAAAGTAATGTAGATACTTAGGGTCCCAATAGCTATGAGTATCGCTGATAATGCCAATTCTTTTCAAGGTTAGAAGTCTCTTTAGAAATTTATAGTTTTAGTTTCTTTCTCACAAATTCTGCAATAAGACGAGCCGTTTCCTGGGAGCCTATAGCAGCAGAGTCAATGCAAAAGTCATAACTGGCGGCGTGCCCCCATTGTTTGCCAGTGTAGTAATTATAATAGGATGCTCGTCGGCTTTCCACATGTTGTATTCGCCTAATTGCTTCCTCATACGTCACATCTTTTTCCTTCATAAAGAGTTGGGCACGAGATTCTATGGGAGCAGTAATAAACACATTAACAACATTGGGAAAATCACGCAATACATAATCGGCACAACGACCAACGAACACACACGAACCCTCTTGGGCAGCCTTAATGATAGCATCACTCTGGAACTTAAACAAGTTCTCCTGCGAGAAATTGTTCTGATAGAAATTACTGCCACCGCCCCAATTATTGAGGTAAGGAAGATGGAGAAAAGAACGAAAGAAGCCCTTACGTTCATCACTTTGTTTAAAGAACTCTTCCGAAAAGCCGCTTTCCTTAGCAGCTAAGTTCAGCAGCTCCCGGTCATAATATTTGGCCTGAAATTCATTGGCTAGCAGCTTTCCGATTTCCAGTCCACCAGCACAAACCTGACGACCGACGTTAATGATGATATGTTTGTCCATAAGACTTAAATTTTCTTATATGCCACAACAATATGGGAATGGTGAATGCAAAAGCCAAGAAATCACTGGCAGGCATAGAATACCACACACCATCAAGCCCCCATTGCAAAGGGAACAGATATGCCATCGGCAACAAAAGTATTAGCTGTCGAGACAAAGAGAGGAAAATACTAATCTTAACCTTACCTATACACTGGAAGAAGTTTGTAATGACGGCCTGCGAACCAACCACAAAGAATACCAGCATTGCCAACTTGACACCACGCGCTGACATATCAAGCAGTACGGGGTCGGAAGTAAAAATCCCCGCAATTTGACGTGGGAAAAGCATAGAAACAGACCAACCAAAAAGCAGAATAGACGTTGCAACAGCAATAGACATCCACACACATCGCATCATTCGATCGTATTTCTGCGCGCCATAGTTATAGCCCACTATTGGCTGCATGCCTTGAGTAACTCCCATTACGAACATAAAGAACACCATAACCATGGAGTTGGCTATCGAATACGCTCCTACAGCCATATCGCCACCATAGCTTACGAACTGGTTATTCATGAAAATAACAATGATGCACGAAGTGGTTTGCATCAAGAATGGAGATATACCAATGGCGACAATATTACGAACCAAATCGGTCTTCAGCCGGTAGATTCCGCGTTTCAAATGTAATAGCTCACGTTTATTACTCAGTATCCACATCTGCCAGCAAAGAGCAAGCGACTGCGACAAAACTGTAGCAAGTGCCGCACCACGGATTCCCCAACGGAACCACCAGACAAAAGTCATCACCAGCACAATATTACAACCAACAGTAAACAATGTGGCATACATAGCATGGCGTGGCTTTCCAGCAGCACGTAAGACTGCATTCATGCCAAAATACATATGGGTAACCATATTACCTAGCAATATCACCTGCATAAACTCACGGGCATAAGGAAGAGTCGCTTCCGAGGCTCCAAAGAAAGTCAGAATCGAATCAAGAAAGACCAAGCTAACCAGCATAAAAAGAAAGCCGACAATAACATTGAGGGTAATGGTATTGCCTAAAAGATGCTGTGCTGTACCATAATCACGCTGACCCAATTTTACACTGATACAGGTTGACGCGCCAACACCTACGGCTGCTCCAAAAGCAGCACTTAGGTTCATAAAAGGAAAAGTGATGCCTAAACCAGCGATAGCCTCTGGACCCACCACCTGGCCAATTACCGAGCGGTCAATAATATTATAGAGAGAACTGGCAACCATAGCCACCATAGCCGGCAATGCATATTGCCAAAGCAACTGTCCAACAGGCTTTTGCCCAAGTTCTAAAGCTTTCTGTCTATTATCCATATTTCAATTTGCAAAGGTAAACCATTTTTCCGACATTGCCAAATTTTAAAGCTACCAAAGTTTGGCTTTTTCAATAATTATTCGTACTTTTGTGCCCGATAAACAACTTCGGATCTGATGAATCGCACAATCATATTACTAGTGTTGCTCATCACGAGTATTACCACAGATGCCGCCAAGCACCATTTTCCTGGCGGCAAATGTTATATATACCGATACAACCTATGCGATAAAGCGGCAACAAGCTATTCACTCAACGCCCCCCAACTATTTTTATCAGAAAAAAGCATAGAGCGTAGACAGCGCCAAGGGTTGCCCATCGATTCTACTGACCTACCAGTTTGTCAATTATACATCAAACAGTTTAACGTAAGGGGCGCACAAGTAGTTGGCACCAGCAAATGGCAGAACACAGTCCTCGTCCAATCAAACGACTCAGCAATTCTTAACAAGCTCGGTCATCTGGACATTGTACGCAAAGCCACCTGCGTGTTCATCGCACCAGACTCTATCGACAGCCCCGGTGATGTAAGATGGAATGTCCACCAGGAGTTTAACCGCTGGGACTCTGTAAAAAACGACCCATACGGCATGGCACGCAATCAGATTGAAATGTTGAATGGCATCAGATTACACGAGTTAGACTGTACTGGCCGTGGGATATCTATTGCAGTTATTGACGGAGGTTTTCAGAACTACGACCGTATTCCGGCTTTCAAAAGCACGCATATCAAAGGAACTTTCAACTTCGTCCCCAGTCGCATAGACGAGATTGTAAAAGATAAAGAACGTGGCCCTTTCCATGTTATTGACCACGGAACAAAGGTACTCTCTGCTTTGGCTGCTAATGCGCCTGAAGTACACATCGGAACAGCACCCGATGCCGACTATTGGCTTCTGCGCAGTGAAGCAGAGCAGATTGAGCAGCCTGTTGAAGAAGATTTATGGGGCATGGCTGTAGAGACGGCCGATTCTGTTGGCGCAGATATCATCAGTTCGTCGTTGGGCTACTATGCCTTTGACGGAGGTCTTGGAAACTATCGACTACAAGACCTGAACGGGCAAACAGCTTTCATCTCACGTGAAGCATCTATGTTAGCAAATAAAGGCATGGTTCTATGCAACTCTGCTGGCAATTCAGGCATGGGTCCATGGAAAAAGATTGGCGTTCCTGCCGACGCAACTGACATTATCACTGTTGGAGCCGTAGACAGAGAACAGCGATTAGCATCATTTTCAAGTATTGGTCCATCACAAGATGGTCGCGTAAAACCAGATGTAATGGCCCAAGGTGCTCCTGCGGCACTTATCTCCGGTCGAGGCACATTAGTTCACGACATGGGCACATCGTTTTCAACGCCCATAGTTTCTGGTTTAGTAGCATGCCTTTGGCAGGCACTTCCGAACAAGACTGCGCACGAGATCATCGAGTTAGTACGCGAAAATGCCAGTCAGTATCATGAGCCAACCAACATATTCGGATATGGTATACCCGATTTTTGGAAAGCATACACCTCACAACAAAAACAATGAGAAAGGCCACCTTTAGTCTCTATGAGCTAAACTCTCTGGTTCGCCAAACGATTGATCAGACCCTAAACGAGGAGTATTGGGTCGAAGCCGAACTGGCAGAATGCAGAATCAACAGGGGACATTGCTACATGGAACTCATTCAAAAAGACGAGCAAAGCAACACCCCTATAGCGAGAGCACAAGCCAAATGTTGGCAAAGCTCATGGGCCATGCTTGGCCCTTATTTTGAGAAGACTGCAGGACAAGCGCTACACGCAGGGCTAAAAACGCGTCTGAAGGTATATCCACAATTCCACGAAACTTATGGTTTTTCATGGATTGTAACCGATATAGACCCAACATATACCTTAGGCGATTTGGCCAGGCGAAAACTCGAGATTATCCAGCAGTTAAAAAGCCAAGGAGTATTTGATCTACAAAAAGAACTCAAGCTATCACCTTTCTGCCTCAACATCGCAGTCATATCAAGTGAGACTGCCGCGGGCTATGGCGACTTTGTTAACCAGTTAGCCGACTCGTCCTACCATTTTCAGACGCGTCTCTACCCTGCCATAATGCAAGGCGAACAAGTGGAGCACAGTATTATAGATGCTCTAAACAGCATCTACAATGAGATAGAAAATTATGACTGTGTTGTGATTATTCGTGGGGGTGGCGCCACGGCCGATCTTTCAGGGTTTGACACACTCACCTTAGCCGAGAACGTAGCACAGTTTCCCTTACCAATCATTACAGGCATTGGACATGATCGCGATGAGTCTATACTCGACATGGTGAGCCATCAGCGTGTCAAAACACCAACTGCTGCCGCACAGTTCCTTATTGGCAGCATTGACACCACCGTTCAACGAATAGACAATTGTCAAGAACGCATGATACGATACATTACCTCCAGAATGGAGGCCGAGCACTTAAAAGTTACCCGATTGGCTGATCGCATACCAGCTCTTTTCTCGCTAGTCAGGACTCGCCAAGAAGCACGTATCGATACCCTATCAACACGCATACAATCGGCCCTTACACTTACGTTCGAAAAGCAGCGACACCAATTACAATTGTTGCAACAACGCGCTAAAGCATTAGACCCCACCCTGCTTCTAAAACGTGGTTACAGCATAACTACACGCCAAGGGCGCGTCATAAAGAACGCAGCCGAGATTAAACCCGGAACAGAAATAGAAACCCGCCTAGAACAAGGCATAATCATCTCTATAGCAAAATGACCTACGAAGAATCATTGAAACAACTGGAGGACATCGTCCAAAAGATGGAAGCTGGCGACTACAGTATTGACGAGTTGGCAGAAAAACTGACGTTGGCACAACAACTTATCAGCAAATGCAAAGAGAAACTTGACAGAAGTGACACTGAAATCAAGAAAATTTTAGAAAATCGATAGAAAAACTTGTGAGATAGCAGAAATTTGTTTATCTTTGCCGAGCATTATCAAACAACAGATACAATAAAGAAAATGAAAGAATTAGATTGGAAAAATCTCTCCTTCGGCTATAGACCGACCGATTACAATGTCCGCTGCTACTATCGCGATGGAAAATGGGGCGAGATAGAAGTATGTTCTGACGAGTATCTTAAGTTACACATGGCTGCCACCTGCCTGCACTATGGACAGGAAGCATTCGAGGGTTTAAAAGCCTATCGCTGTAAAGACGGCAAGGTACGCACATTCCGTGTAAAAGACAATGCCGAGCGATTGCAGAGTACTTGCCGTGGCATCATGATGCCAGAGGTTCCCACAGAGTTGTTTACAGAGATGGTTAACAAGGTTGTTCGCCTTAATCAGGAATGGATTCCCACTTACGAGAGCGGTGCAACATTGTATATCCGTCCGTTACTCATTGGTACCAGTGCGCAGGTTGGCGTTCACCCCGCTAAGGAATATCTGTTTATGATTTTCGTCACTCCCGTAGGTCCATACTTTAAGGGAGGCTTCTCAACTAATCCTTATGTAATCATCCGCGACTATGACCGCAGTGCTCCTCTTGGTACTGGCAAATATAAAGTTGGTGGAAACTATGCTGCGAGCCTTTTTGCCAACAATCTTGCACACGAAAAAGGCTATGCTTGCGAGTTCTATCTAGATGCCAAAGAGAAGAAATACATGGACGAGTGTGGTGCCGCCAACTTCTTTGGCATTAAGAACAACACATACGTCACACCAAAGTCAACCTCTATCCTCCCCTCAATCACCAACCGTTCATTGATGCAGGTTGCCGAAGACTTGGGAATGAAGGTTGAGCGTCGTCAGATTCCTGAAGATGAGCTCGAAACCTTCGAGGAAGCAGGCGCTTGCGGAACAGCAGCTGTTATTTCGCCAATTTCATATATTGACGACCTTGACACAGGCAAGCGTTATTCATTTGGCGACCAACCTGGTCCCGTATCAAAGAAGCTCTACGACACCCTTCGCGGCATCCAGTATGGCGAGATTGAAGACAAACATGGTTGGACGTCAGTAGTGATTGATTAATCATAATTAATACCCAAAAAGAAATGGAATACAATTATCAAGGAAACATTTCCGAACAGCAACCAAACGACTATAAGACATGGTCGTTAGTAAACCTCATCGTATCAATCGTTTTCTGTTGCTCATGCACAGGTGTCATCAGCCTCATCTTGTCAATCATTGCTTTCATTTTCTCTAACGATGTAAGCAAGTACTACTTGGCTGGCGAGACTGGAATTATGTTGGCAAAGAAAAAATCTGAGCAAGTCAAGACGCTCAACATCATCTGTTCCGTTCTATTGGCCATCGGAATCATCATCACTATCGTAAGTATTATCGCCAATGGATTTGGATATTATGCACATGCATTACAACTTTTGCAGCACTAAAGTGTAATGGTTAGCAAAAAAATTGCATTAATCATACTGGGTATAACAGCATCAACTATCATATTGGTGCTGTTATACTTTTTTAATCCAACTGACACCCCTTTTGCTCCCAAATGTCTTTTCAAACAACATACAGGATGGAGTTGTCCTGGATGCGGCCTGCAAAGATTTCTTCATGCCTTCATGCATGGACGTTTTAAAGAAGCTATAAGTTATAACTATCTTTTAGCAATCCTCATCCCATATACATCCCTTCTACTTTTCGAGCGTTTGGTTTTCAGAGGAAAGATTCAAAAGACCATTAAAAAAGTCATTGAGAGCAACTTTCTTATATACGGATTAAGCATTATTACAGTATTTTGGATTATAATTCGAAACTATTTTGGCATATAAAACTTCAATTCATTACCAAAAGATACATATTTTTCAAAAAACATTTGCATATTAAAAATTTATATACTATCTTTGTCCCGTCCAAGTCAACATAATAACCTAACACAAAAAAACGGCAAGGACACATATTGAAGGAAGAGCGTATTCTATTTCTCCATAGATACTGTTGCCCCGTTCTTTTATTCGTATGTCAAGAAACCATTAACAACCAATATTTCTCAAATGGGCAGCATTGAGAGCATCAAAGAATACTACTATGACCGAGAACAACGAATTGAACGAAACTGCACAAGTGAATGAAACTCCAAATCAGGAGCAGCCAAAGAAAGCTTTTTGCAAACATTGCGGAGCCGAAATTGAACCTGGTAGTGCATTCTGCCCTGCTTGCGGAAAACCAACAGGAAAAAGTCCTATTCAGCAACCAGACCAACAAGCACAACAGCCACAACAACAGTTCAACAACACTAATCAAACAAGCACTACGACGACAGTAATCGTAGAAAACAAGGGATCTCACTCTAACGGACTAGGAACTGCAGGATTCGTCCTTTCCTTAATTGCATTCTTAGTCTGCTGGATACCCGTTATAGACTTCGTCGTGTGGTTCCTTGGAGCATTATTCTCCTTCATTGGCATCTTCAAAAAGCCACGTGGCCTTGCTATTGCCGGTTTGGTGATTTCATTTATTGGCATCATTATACTACTCGCATTCTTTGGTGCTATTATCGGTTTAGCTTCAAGATAAACACAAAAAACTCAATATCAAAAAAAGCGCGTTGTATTCTATAGCAACGCGCTTTTTCTAATATCATTTTCAAAGTAATTCAAGAAAAAATATTTGGGCATCTCGAATAATTTTCGTACTTTTGCATATCTATATAGGAAAAACAGAAAAGATGAGCAAAGGAAAACTGGCCAAATTTGCCGACATGGAAACATATGAGAATGTCTTTCAGTATCCGTTTTCGGTAGTGAGCGACGTCCCGTTTGACATGCGCGGTCATTGGAACGAACAATATTTCAAGAACAACAATCCAATTGTTCTGGAATTAGGATGTGGAAAAGGTGAATATACCGTAGGATTAGCCAAGCGCTATCCACATATGAATTTTATCGGCGTCGACATCAAAGGTGCACGAATGTGGACTGGAGCCACACTGGCACTGCAAGAAGGACTAAAAAACGTTGCATTCCTGCGTACCAACATTGAGATTATCGACCGATTCTTCGCTCCCAACGAAGTACAAGAGATATGGCTCACCTTCAGTGATCCACAGATGAAGAATCCACGGAAGCGTCTTTCAAGTACCTTTTTTATGGAACGCTACCGCCGATTCTTGAAAGACAATGGAATCATCCATCTAAAATCCGATTCCAATTTTCTTTTCACCTACACCAACTATATGGTGGATCACAACCAATTACCAGTAGAACTCAAGACAAACGATCTCTATAAGCAAGAAGACCAAGTCTATTCTGAGGCAGCATCTATTCAAACTTATTACGAGACCATGTGGTTAGCTCGTGGTCTGAACATAAAATACATTAAATTCCACCTACCCCACGAGGGAGTATTAGAAGAACCAAATGTTGAAATAGAGTTGGACGACTATCGCAGCTACCACCGTACAAAACGAAGTTCGTTGGAAACCGCGAAATGACAACTATGAGGATATAACAGATAATCATGAATGATATGAGAAACGTTCGTCACACAAAGGGAACTGTAAGATGGTTTATTACCTCCGCCTTATTTGCTATGCTCCCCATTTCCATGGCGGCACAGCACTTAACAGTTACCGTAGAGGCAGAAGGTCAGTTAGGAACGCAACTGCCTGACAGCATCCGCTATACCATGACAGACTTAAAAATATGTGGTCCACTAAATGCGAACGACTTTAAAATCATTCAGGCACTTACCAATAGAACGAAAGCAAAGAAAACAACAGACCAAATTCTAACATCACTCGATCTTTCAGAAGTCGACATTAAGGAAAGTAAAGGTATTGTTCGCACACGTGCTAATGTACTACCTGCATCCATGTTTCTGAATTGTAAGACACTTGAGCGCATCATCCTACCCACCAACCTGACAGAGATCGGTCGCAGTTGCTTTAGTGGTTGCATCAAATTGAAAGAAGTAGTTATGTCGGGAAACACCGAAATCATCGGCGACTACGCATTCACCAATTGCATCAGTTTGGAAAAACTAACACTCTCTGATCAATTAAAAAGCATTAAGAATCATGCTTTCGACGGTTGTGTAAAGCTCAGTGAGGTTTATCTTCCTGAGACTACCACTCAAATTGATGCCTTTGCATTTAATAACTGTAAGACACTGGAAAGTATCAATCTTCAGGACACCGAGATCAAACGTATCAACGACAACACCTTTACAGGTTGTGAACATCTTGATAAAGTAGAACTACCTCAAACAGTAACGGCCGTAGGCAATGACGCATTCCTTAATTGCACCAGTATGACATCAATCAAGCTGTCTGATGCTATTTCAGAAATTGGCAATAATGCGTTTGAGAACTGTGTCAATCTTGACAGTATAACTATCGTTACTGTAGCACGAATTGGCAGTGAAACATTTAAAGGGTGTTCCAAGTTAACTTTCGTAGAAATTGGAACTGTATCACGTATTGGCAATGCTGCTTTTCAAAATTGCAGCAACCTAACAAACATAACAATGAGCGGAAATCTACAGGCTATCGGCTCCGAAACGTTCTCAGGATGCACTAATCTGAAAGCGTTCTGTACACCCAACACCGTTAAAGCCATAGGTACTCGCGCATTCTACGACTGCCGTTCGTTAGAAAGGATAGACATGCCGGAATCACTGGCACGAATCTATGACCATGCCTTTGAGAATTGCACTAGCCTAAAAACACTTTACATACCCAAATTTACTAAGCAATTAGGTAGTGCAACCTTTAAAAACTGCAACACACTTGATAGCGTTACCATCCAAGGGTTTGTTGAAAAGTTAGAAGACGAGCTTTTCCGCTACTGTCGTTCACTTCGCAACATCGTATTACCAGTATCGATCAAGAGTATTGGTGACAACACCTTTGAAGAATGCCTTACATTGCCAAACATTACCCTACCCATCGCTGTAGGAAGTATTG from the Prevotella sp. E15-22 genome contains:
- a CDS encoding AAA family ATPase, whose product is MDKHIIINVGRQVCAGGLEIGKLLANEFQAKYYDRELLNLAAKESGFSEEFFKQSDERKGFFRSFLHLPYLNNWGGGSNFYQNNFSQENLFKFQSDAIIKAAQEGSCVFVGRCADYVLRDFPNVVNVFITAPIESRAQLFMKEKDVTYEEAIRRIQHVESRRASYYNYYTGKQWGHAASYDFCIDSAAIGSQETARLIAEFVRKKLKL
- a CDS encoding MATE family efflux transporter, which translates into the protein MDNRQKALELGQKPVGQLLWQYALPAMVAMVASSLYNIIDRSVIGQVVGPEAIAGLGITFPFMNLSAAFGAAVGVGASTCISVKLGQRDYGTAQHLLGNTITLNVIVGFLFMLVSLVFLDSILTFFGASEATLPYAREFMQVILLGNMVTHMYFGMNAVLRAAGKPRHAMYATLFTVGCNIVLVMTFVWWFRWGIRGAALATVLSQSLALCWQMWILSNKRELLHLKRGIYRLKTDLVRNIVAIGISPFLMQTTSCIIVIFMNNQFVSYGGDMAVGAYSIANSMVMVFFMFVMGVTQGMQPIVGYNYGAQKYDRMMRCVWMSIAVATSILLFGWSVSMLFPRQIAGIFTSDPVLLDMSARGVKLAMLVFFVVGSQAVITNFFQCIGKVKISIFLSLSRQLILLLPMAYLFPLQWGLDGVWYSMPASDFLAFAFTIPILLWHIRKFKSYGQTYHH
- a CDS encoding CD225/dispanin family protein, whose product is MEYNYQGNISEQQPNDYKTWSLVNLIVSIVFCCSCTGVISLILSIIAFIFSNDVSKYYLAGETGIMLAKKKSEQVKTLNIICSVLLAIGIIITIVSIIANGFGYYAHALQLLQH
- the xseB gene encoding exodeoxyribonuclease VII small subunit yields the protein MTYEESLKQLEDIVQKMEAGDYSIDELAEKLTLAQQLISKCKEKLDRSDTEIKKILENR
- the rfbB gene encoding dTDP-glucose 4,6-dehydratase, with protein sequence MKNIVITGGAGFIGSHVVRLFVNKYPDYHIINLDKLTYAGNLANLKDIENKPNYEFVKMDICDFDAFYKLMQDKKVDGIIHLAAESHVDRSIKDPFTFAKTNVMGTLSLLQAAKLYWESLPEKYEGKRFYHISTDEVYGALELTHPEGIEPPFTTTASSAEHHLAYGDKFFLETTKYNPHSPYSASKASSDHFVRAFHDTYGMPVVVTNCSNNYGPYQFPEKLIPLFINNIRHRKPLPVYGKGENVRDWLYVVDHARAIDLIFHKGKIADTYNIGGFNEWKNIDIIKVLINTVDRLLGRKEGEDMDLITYVTDRAGHDLRYAIDSSKLQKELGWEPSLQFEEGIEKTVRWYLDNQEWLDNVTSGDYQKYYDNMYANR
- the trmB gene encoding tRNA (guanosine(46)-N7)-methyltransferase TrmB, which produces MSKGKLAKFADMETYENVFQYPFSVVSDVPFDMRGHWNEQYFKNNNPIVLELGCGKGEYTVGLAKRYPHMNFIGVDIKGARMWTGATLALQEGLKNVAFLRTNIEIIDRFFAPNEVQEIWLTFSDPQMKNPRKRLSSTFFMERYRRFLKDNGIIHLKSDSNFLFTYTNYMVDHNQLPVELKTNDLYKQEDQVYSEAASIQTYYETMWLARGLNIKYIKFHLPHEGVLEEPNVEIELDDYRSYHRTKRSSLETAK
- a CDS encoding branched-chain amino acid aminotransferase, with product MFAEHYQTTDTIKKMKELDWKNLSFGYRPTDYNVRCYYRDGKWGEIEVCSDEYLKLHMAATCLHYGQEAFEGLKAYRCKDGKVRTFRVKDNAERLQSTCRGIMMPEVPTELFTEMVNKVVRLNQEWIPTYESGATLYIRPLLIGTSAQVGVHPAKEYLFMIFVTPVGPYFKGGFSTNPYVIIRDYDRSAPLGTGKYKVGGNYAASLFANNLAHEKGYACEFYLDAKEKKYMDECGAANFFGIKNNTYVTPKSTSILPSITNRSLMQVAEDLGMKVERRQIPEDELETFEEAGACGTAAVISPISYIDDLDTGKRYSFGDQPGPVSKKLYDTLRGIQYGEIEDKHGWTSVVID
- the xseA gene encoding exodeoxyribonuclease VII large subunit, with the translated sequence MRKATFSLYELNSLVRQTIDQTLNEEYWVEAELAECRINRGHCYMELIQKDEQSNTPIARAQAKCWQSSWAMLGPYFEKTAGQALHAGLKTRLKVYPQFHETYGFSWIVTDIDPTYTLGDLARRKLEIIQQLKSQGVFDLQKELKLSPFCLNIAVISSETAAGYGDFVNQLADSSYHFQTRLYPAIMQGEQVEHSIIDALNSIYNEIENYDCVVIIRGGGATADLSGFDTLTLAENVAQFPLPIITGIGHDRDESILDMVSHQRVKTPTAAAQFLIGSIDTTVQRIDNCQERMIRYITSRMEAEHLKVTRLADRIPALFSLVRTRQEARIDTLSTRIQSALTLTFEKQRHQLQLLQQRAKALDPTLLLKRGYSITTRQGRVIKNAAEIKPGTEIETRLEQGIIISIAK
- a CDS encoding DUF2752 domain-containing protein, encoding MVSKKIALIILGITASTIILVLLYFFNPTDTPFAPKCLFKQHTGWSCPGCGLQRFLHAFMHGRFKEAISYNYLLAILIPYTSLLLFERLVFRGKIQKTIKKVIESNFLIYGLSIITVFWIIIRNYFGI
- a CDS encoding metallophosphoesterase: MKRIGIISDTHSYWDPKYLHYFEPCDEIWHAGDIGNLEVAERLAEFRPLRAVCGNCDGGDLRLMYRELNRFKCEDVDVLIKHIGGYPGKYDPSVIRTLYTNPPQLFIAGHSHILKVKYDATLKMLHINPGAAGLQGWHKERTIVRLTIDGSAFKDAEVITLEDPRRK
- a CDS encoding S8 family serine peptidase, which encodes MNRTIILLVLLITSITTDAAKHHFPGGKCYIYRYNLCDKAATSYSLNAPQLFLSEKSIERRQRQGLPIDSTDLPVCQLYIKQFNVRGAQVVGTSKWQNTVLVQSNDSAILNKLGHLDIVRKATCVFIAPDSIDSPGDVRWNVHQEFNRWDSVKNDPYGMARNQIEMLNGIRLHELDCTGRGISIAVIDGGFQNYDRIPAFKSTHIKGTFNFVPSRIDEIVKDKERGPFHVIDHGTKVLSALAANAPEVHIGTAPDADYWLLRSEAEQIEQPVEEDLWGMAVETADSVGADIISSSLGYYAFDGGLGNYRLQDLNGQTAFISREASMLANKGMVLCNSAGNSGMGPWKKIGVPADATDIITVGAVDREQRLASFSSIGPSQDGRVKPDVMAQGAPAALISGRGTLVHDMGTSFSTPIVSGLVACLWQALPNKTAHEIIELVRENASQYHEPTNIFGYGIPDFWKAYTSQQKQ
- a CDS encoding zinc ribbon domain-containing protein, whose translation is MTENNELNETAQVNETPNQEQPKKAFCKHCGAEIEPGSAFCPACGKPTGKSPIQQPDQQAQQPQQQFNNTNQTSTTTTVIVENKGSHSNGLGTAGFVLSLIAFLVCWIPVIDFVVWFLGALFSFIGIFKKPRGLAIAGLVISFIGIIILLAFFGAIIGLASR